The Methylomonas montana genome has a window encoding:
- a CDS encoding response regulator: MASKISVLLVDDHAVVRAGYKTYLSLSERIGEIYEADRGEIACQVYDKQTPDVVVMDLSMPGLGGLESVRRLLVRYPGCKILVFSIHNELVYVTRAIKAGAKGYITKNNEPDTLVTAVCTLAEGGTYIEPALAQQLAVNMAIGQDETYKVKSLSPREFDIFCLLANGLSTREAAEKLCLSYKTVCNHSTSIKEKLNVKTMSELTLLAGRQGIIKTGSELYEHG, translated from the coding sequence GTGGCGAGCAAAATCAGCGTTTTATTGGTGGACGATCACGCGGTAGTCAGAGCCGGTTATAAAACCTATCTATCGCTATCGGAACGAATCGGCGAGATATACGAAGCCGATAGAGGCGAAATCGCCTGTCAGGTCTATGACAAGCAAACCCCGGATGTGGTGGTGATGGATTTATCGATGCCCGGTCTGGGCGGCTTGGAGTCGGTCCGCCGGCTACTGGTCCGCTACCCCGGCTGCAAGATATTGGTATTCAGTATTCATAACGAACTGGTTTATGTAACCAGAGCGATCAAGGCCGGCGCGAAAGGTTACATCACCAAGAATAACGAACCCGACACGCTGGTAACGGCAGTCTGCACGCTCGCCGAGGGCGGCACGTATATCGAACCGGCTTTGGCGCAGCAATTGGCAGTAAATATGGCCATCGGCCAGGACGAGACTTATAAGGTTAAATCGCTTTCGCCGCGCGAATTCGACATTTTTTGCTTGCTGGCCAATGGCCTGAGCACCCGCGAGGCGGCGGAGAAATTGTGTTTGAGCTATAAAACCGTCTGCAATCACAGCACCTCGATCAAGGAAAAGCTGAATGTCAAAACCATGTCGGAATTGACCCTACTGGCCGGTCGCCAGGGTATCATCAAAACCGGCAGCGAACTGTATGAGCACGGATAG
- a CDS encoding methanol/ethanol family PQQ-dependent dehydrogenase: protein MQISRFAKQVAKQMPTTVLVTAAALSVSPSAQANKELEQLSKQNTNWVMQTKDYGSTHFSEMIDINANNVKNLKVAWSFSTGVLNGHEGGPLVVDGIMYVHTPYPNNVFAISLDEPDKILWQFKPKQNPAARAVACCDVVNRGLAYAPAGKDYPATIFLNQLDGHVVAINAKTGELLWKMENSDIAMGSTLTVAPFVVKDKVIVGTSGAELGVRGYATAYNVKDGKQAWRVYATGPDEDIKLSKDFNSANPHYGQFGLGLKTWEGDAWKIGGGTNWGWYAYDSDLEMLYYGSGNPAPWNETMRPGDNKWTMTIWGRDVNTGEAKFGYQKTPHDEWDYAGVNYMGLSEQMVDGKKTKLLTHPDRNGLVYTLNRENGSLVNAFKIDDTVNWVKKVDLKTGLPIRDPEYSTHMDHQATGICPSAMGYHNQGIESYDPNKQLFFMGTNHICMDWEPFMLPYRAGQFFVGATLNMYPGPKGTLGQVKAMNSVTGKMEWEVQEKFAVWGGTMATAGDLVFYGTLDGYIKARHSKTGEELWKFKLPSGVIGHPITYKHDNKQYVAIYYGVGGWPGVGLVFDLADPTAGLGAVGAFKELAHYTQMGGGVMVFSL from the coding sequence ATGCAAATTTCACGGTTTGCCAAGCAGGTTGCTAAGCAGATGCCGACCACGGTATTAGTGACGGCTGCGGCCTTGTCGGTGTCGCCATCGGCACAAGCGAATAAAGAATTGGAACAGTTATCCAAGCAGAACACCAACTGGGTGATGCAGACCAAGGATTACGGTTCGACGCACTTTAGCGAAATGATCGACATCAATGCGAATAACGTCAAAAACCTGAAAGTGGCCTGGTCGTTTTCGACCGGCGTATTGAACGGTCACGAAGGCGGGCCACTGGTGGTCGACGGCATCATGTATGTGCATACCCCATATCCGAACAATGTGTTCGCGATCAGCCTGGACGAGCCGGACAAAATCCTGTGGCAATTCAAACCCAAACAAAACCCGGCGGCCCGCGCGGTGGCCTGTTGCGACGTGGTTAACCGTGGCTTGGCCTACGCGCCGGCCGGCAAGGATTATCCGGCGACCATTTTTCTGAATCAGCTGGACGGTCACGTAGTGGCGATTAACGCCAAGACCGGCGAACTGCTGTGGAAAATGGAAAACTCCGACATCGCGATGGGTTCGACTCTGACGGTCGCGCCGTTCGTCGTGAAAGATAAAGTCATCGTCGGTACCTCCGGTGCCGAATTGGGGGTGCGCGGTTACGCCACTGCTTATAACGTCAAGGACGGTAAGCAAGCCTGGCGCGTTTATGCCACCGGCCCCGACGAAGACATCAAATTGTCCAAGGACTTTAATAGCGCCAACCCGCATTACGGCCAGTTCGGTCTGGGCCTTAAAACCTGGGAAGGCGATGCCTGGAAAATCGGCGGCGGCACCAACTGGGGTTGGTATGCCTACGACAGCGACCTGGAAATGCTCTACTACGGTTCCGGCAACCCGGCGCCCTGGAACGAAACCATGCGCCCTGGCGACAATAAATGGACCATGACCATCTGGGGCCGCGACGTCAACACCGGCGAAGCCAAGTTCGGTTACCAAAAAACCCCGCACGACGAATGGGACTATGCCGGCGTGAACTACATGGGTCTGTCCGAGCAAATGGTCGACGGCAAAAAAACCAAGCTGCTGACGCATCCGGATCGTAACGGTTTGGTCTACACGCTGAATCGTGAAAACGGTAGCCTGGTCAACGCGTTCAAAATCGACGACACCGTCAACTGGGTGAAAAAAGTCGATCTGAAAACCGGTCTGCCGATCCGCGATCCGGAATATTCCACACACATGGACCACCAGGCCACCGGCATCTGTCCGTCGGCGATGGGTTACCACAACCAGGGTATCGAGTCTTACGACCCCAACAAGCAATTGTTCTTCATGGGCACCAATCATATCTGCATGGACTGGGAGCCCTTCATGTTGCCTTACCGCGCGGGTCAATTCTTCGTGGGTGCGACTTTGAACATGTATCCAGGGCCTAAAGGCACCTTGGGTCAAGTCAAAGCGATGAATTCCGTCACCGGCAAAATGGAATGGGAAGTTCAGGAGAAATTCGCGGTTTGGGGCGGCACTATGGCCACCGCCGGCGACTTGGTGTTTTACGGCACGCTGGACGGCTACATCAAAGCTCGTCATTCCAAAACCGGCGAAGAGCTGTGGAAGTTCAAACTGCCTTCCGGCGTCATCGGTCATCCGATTACCTATAAACACGACAACAAGCAATATGTGGCGATTTATTACGGTGTCGGCGGCTGGCCCGGTGTCGGCCTGGTGTTCGACCTGGCCGATCCGACCGCCGGTCTGGGCGCGGTGGGTGCCTTCAAGGAACTGGCGCATTACACCCAAATGGGCGGCGGCGTGATGGTGTTCTCGCTGTAA
- the moxJ gene encoding methanol oxidation system protein MoxJ produces the protein MKETTRIFTALALGLGFATAQAEQPTLKVCTAENEMPYSNKNGEGFENKLARYVADQLGRKLETVTWTDPRYFIRDYVDKGLCDVVMGVDQGDPRLSTTAPYYRSGYVFISRSDDNLDLQNWDSEALRKAQRIAFVPGTPAETMLRAIGRYNDMFNYQQELVDFKSRRNQYIKYENDKLVNEVATGKAEIAVLWGPAAARYVKASATPLTMTVIPDNNQRADGEKVGFHYSTSIGVRNGDTALLAQLNKIIKDQQSEIAELLEADGIPLLDEPDTALSMN, from the coding sequence ATGAAAGAAACGACACGCATTTTTACCGCTTTGGCGCTGGGCCTGGGTTTCGCCACGGCGCAAGCCGAGCAACCGACTCTTAAAGTCTGCACGGCCGAAAACGAGATGCCTTATTCCAATAAAAACGGTGAAGGTTTCGAAAACAAGCTGGCGCGATATGTGGCTGATCAACTGGGCCGCAAGTTGGAAACCGTGACCTGGACCGATCCGCGTTATTTCATCCGCGATTATGTCGATAAAGGCTTGTGCGATGTGGTGATGGGCGTCGATCAGGGCGATCCGCGGCTATCGACGACTGCGCCTTACTATCGTTCCGGCTACGTATTTATCAGCCGCAGCGACGACAATCTGGATTTGCAAAACTGGGATAGCGAAGCGCTGCGCAAAGCGCAACGGATTGCTTTCGTACCCGGTACGCCGGCGGAAACCATGCTGCGAGCGATAGGCCGTTATAACGACATGTTCAATTACCAGCAGGAGTTGGTCGACTTCAAATCCAGACGCAATCAGTACATCAAGTACGAGAACGACAAGCTGGTTAACGAAGTGGCGACCGGCAAGGCCGAGATAGCCGTGTTGTGGGGACCGGCGGCGGCGCGTTATGTCAAGGCCTCCGCTACGCCGTTGACGATGACCGTGATACCCGACAACAACCAGCGCGCCGACGGCGAGAAAGTAGGCTTCCATTACAGCACTTCGATTGGGGTGCGTAACGGCGATACCGCTTTGCTGGCGCAGTTAAACAAAATCATTAAAGACCAACAGAGCGAGATCGCGGAACTCCTGGAAGCGGATGGCATTCCGCTTCTGGATGAACCCGATACCGCTCTGTCCATGAACTAA
- the moxG gene encoding cytochrome c(L), periplasmic — translation MKFKTLLSGAALTLTVMAIPTAQADITLRHALTGEVLDLSFAKKGGHTDKFKQFMQTGKNPYNSDGEAIKKGESLYMTGCSGCHGHEAEGKLGPGLADDYWTYPRNSTDQGLFELLFGGANGMMGPQYVNFSTDDMLHIMAFIRHIYKGDPKKADWLK, via the coding sequence ATGAAATTTAAAACACTTTTGAGCGGCGCTGCGCTGACTCTGACAGTGATGGCCATCCCGACGGCGCAAGCCGATATTACCTTGCGTCATGCGTTGACCGGCGAAGTGCTGGACCTGAGTTTTGCCAAGAAAGGCGGGCATACCGATAAGTTTAAGCAATTCATGCAAACCGGGAAGAACCCCTACAACAGTGACGGAGAAGCCATCAAGAAAGGCGAAAGCCTGTATATGACCGGCTGTTCCGGCTGCCACGGCCACGAAGCGGAAGGTAAGCTCGGGCCCGGTTTGGCGGACGATTACTGGACGTATCCCAGAAACTCCACAGACCAAGGTTTGTTCGAGCTGTTGTTCGGCGGCGCCAACGGCATGATGGGCCCGCAATACGTCAACTTCAGCACTGACGACATGCTGCACATCATGGCTTTTATTCGGCATATCTACAAAGGCGATCCGAAGAAAGCCGATTGGTTGAAATAA
- a CDS encoding methanol dehydrogenase, with amino-acid sequence MNRLVMLGAVLLALGLSGAAKAYDGTKCKEAGNCWEPKPGYPAQVAGSKYDPKHDPNELNKQAQSIKEMEARNAKRTEVLAKTGKFVYDVEGQ; translated from the coding sequence ATGAACAGACTAGTAATGTTAGGCGCAGTATTGCTGGCTTTAGGGCTGTCCGGTGCGGCAAAAGCCTACGACGGCACCAAATGTAAGGAAGCAGGCAACTGCTGGGAGCCGAAACCGGGTTATCCGGCGCAAGTGGCCGGCAGCAAATACGATCCTAAACACGATCCGAACGAGCTGAACAAACAGGCGCAGTCGATCAAGGAAATGGAAGCGCGTAACGCCAAGCGTACTGAAGTGCTGGCGAAAACCGGCAAGTTCGTTTACGACGTAGAAGGCCAATAG
- a CDS encoding AAA family ATPase: MTSKQTLSDWRASALQLEQQINHVVVGQQAAVRNLLIAVFARGHVLLEGQVGVGKTTLLRAIAQGLGGQYQRIEGTIDLMPADLIYYTYLNSEGRPCVDPGPLLKQGEQLSVFFFNEINRARPQVHSLLLRVMAERSIGAFNREYRMPHIQVFADRNRVEKEETFELPAAARDRFFMEINIDTPSDDAVLDDLMFNPRYHDVDALIGEMVASRIPYYQLNDWAAAIQQSIQPTPALRKYALDLWKASADPRAFGIKLNDVEMDQLLQAGASPRGISYLIRAAKVRAWLENRDSLLPEDLQAVFAVTMSHRIFLNPMYSYRKDELIPTLVDSILNQIAAP; encoded by the coding sequence ATGACAAGTAAGCAAACTCTCAGCGACTGGCGCGCCAGTGCGTTGCAGTTGGAACAACAAATCAACCATGTCGTCGTCGGCCAACAGGCGGCGGTGCGCAATCTTTTGATAGCGGTATTCGCCCGCGGCCATGTGTTATTGGAAGGCCAGGTCGGAGTCGGCAAAACCACCTTATTGAGAGCGATCGCCCAAGGGCTGGGCGGCCAATACCAACGCATCGAAGGTACCATCGACCTGATGCCGGCCGATCTGATTTATTATACCTATCTGAACAGCGAGGGCCGGCCCTGCGTCGATCCCGGTCCCTTGTTAAAGCAGGGCGAACAGCTGTCGGTATTTTTCTTCAACGAAATCAATCGGGCCCGGCCGCAAGTACATTCGCTGTTATTGCGGGTGATGGCCGAGCGTAGCATAGGCGCGTTCAACCGCGAATATCGGATGCCGCATATCCAGGTGTTTGCCGACCGCAATCGGGTGGAAAAGGAAGAAACCTTCGAACTGCCGGCTGCCGCCCGCGACCGGTTTTTCATGGAAATCAATATCGACACGCCCAGCGACGACGCAGTGCTGGACGATTTGATGTTCAATCCGCGTTACCACGATGTCGATGCCTTAATCGGCGAAATGGTCGCCAGTCGGATTCCTTATTATCAGCTCAACGACTGGGCCGCCGCGATTCAGCAAAGCATCCAGCCGACACCGGCCTTACGCAAATATGCGCTGGACTTATGGAAAGCCAGCGCCGATCCGCGCGCCTTCGGCATCAAGTTAAACGATGTGGAAATGGATCAATTGCTGCAGGCCGGCGCCAGTCCGCGCGGCATCAGCTATTTGATTCGCGCTGCCAAAGTCCGGGCCTGGCTGGAAAATCGTGACAGCCTGTTGCCGGAAGATTTGCAGGCGGTGTTCGCGGTGACCATGTCGCACCGGATATTTCTGAATCCGATGTACAGCTATCGCAAAGACGAACTGATTCCCACCCTGGTCGACAGCATACTCAACCAAATCGCCGCACCGTAA
- a CDS encoding MxaP protein gives MTIKTTLHAMLPHAGLGHLLETYLTWSGVGFICSFIASSLDKHADVPYAAYYTSALNDAVGFKFWILLAVVGTLLFCLSLPVLYLSLHFPAMTEFSRRLRRFTYTFFLVAFDEGGLMIGILTANFIDTSERISLLANKSFLFSDVGFFTILALCLLNSLLWLFGEAIHSRNGQTYSGVVALLMKVPLKFSIPGYLAVTAVLANLVVSQ, from the coding sequence ATGACTATTAAAACGACTCTGCACGCTATGCTGCCGCATGCCGGCCTTGGCCATTTATTGGAAACCTATTTGACCTGGTCCGGCGTTGGCTTTATCTGCTCGTTTATTGCCAGTAGTCTGGATAAACATGCCGACGTGCCCTACGCCGCGTATTACACCAGCGCTCTGAACGATGCGGTGGGTTTTAAATTCTGGATTTTGTTGGCGGTGGTCGGCACCTTGCTGTTTTGCCTGAGCCTGCCGGTGTTATATCTATCGCTTCATTTTCCGGCCATGACGGAGTTTAGTCGGCGCTTGCGGCGGTTTACCTATACCTTTTTTCTGGTGGCCTTCGACGAGGGCGGATTGATGATAGGCATTTTGACCGCCAATTTTATCGATACCAGCGAGCGCATTTCACTGTTGGCTAACAAATCGTTTTTGTTTAGCGATGTCGGTTTTTTCACGATCCTGGCTTTATGCCTGTTGAACTCCCTGCTGTGGCTGTTCGGCGAAGCCATCCATAGCCGCAATGGGCAAACTTACTCTGGCGTGGTAGCGTTACTGATGAAGGTGCCGCTGAAGTTTTCCATTCCGGGATACCTTGCCGTCACGGCCGTGCTGGCCAATTTGGTCGTTAGCCAATAA
- a CDS encoding DUF58 domain-containing protein, which yields MSANIQPFQYRLPRPVVGVFPGAHPGQMVGNGQLFKRHDTLIARPDPRRIDLRASLLDPFGNYQVRVQQQHSAVDVFLLADLSASMGFAGSNDKRRALADMLLSIAASALEYGDSFGFIACNQQVLTDCYLPAGKHMGRIQALAERLQKLVLQPGSAGLLQAQRYLPNHRALVFLASDFHFPLPQLQAILQSLSRHDVIPLVLWDQAEYSRLPDWGLFQLQDMETGKRRTLWLRPGLKRTIEQAFAQRCGQLQHQFRAFGCEPLFIENGYRSEQLARYFLKRAG from the coding sequence ATGTCTGCCAATATCCAACCCTTCCAATACCGCCTGCCGCGCCCGGTAGTTGGGGTGTTTCCCGGCGCGCATCCCGGACAAATGGTCGGCAACGGCCAGTTGTTCAAGCGCCATGACACCTTGATCGCACGACCGGATCCCAGACGCATCGATTTGCGCGCCAGCCTGCTTGACCCGTTCGGCAATTATCAAGTGCGGGTGCAACAGCAACACAGCGCAGTCGATGTGTTTTTGCTGGCCGATTTGTCGGCTTCCATGGGATTCGCCGGCAGCAACGACAAACGCCGTGCGCTGGCCGACATGCTGCTGTCGATTGCCGCTTCGGCCTTGGAGTACGGCGATAGTTTCGGCTTTATCGCGTGTAACCAGCAGGTTTTAACCGATTGCTATTTGCCCGCTGGTAAACACATGGGCCGAATTCAAGCCTTGGCCGAACGTCTGCAAAAGTTGGTATTGCAGCCAGGATCGGCCGGCTTACTGCAAGCTCAGCGCTATTTACCCAATCACCGGGCCTTGGTGTTTTTAGCGTCCGATTTTCATTTTCCGCTGCCGCAGTTGCAGGCCATTTTGCAAAGCCTGAGTCGTCACGATGTGATCCCGCTGGTGTTGTGGGATCAAGCCGAATACAGCCGGTTGCCGGATTGGGGCTTGTTTCAACTCCAGGATATGGAAACCGGAAAACGCCGCACCTTGTGGTTGCGACCCGGTTTGAAGCGCACGATAGAACAGGCTTTTGCGCAGCGTTGCGGCCAATTGCAACACCAATTTCGAGCCTTTGGTTGCGAGCCGCTGTTTATCGAAAACGGCTACCGTTCCGAACAGCTAGCACGATATTTTTTAAAGAGGGCAGGGTAA
- a CDS encoding nonribosomal peptide synthetase MxaA codes for MQAPQRIRFRLASLIITMLLVACSGTSNHALRDFQLQTPRPFGYVIGDTIRHRILIETRSGMELQRSSLPAQGRLNRWLQLNDVSVTEQGGSDGNHYQIDLLYQQFYAPLEVKELSIPGFMLRFQQHGQTLEQPVAAWAFTVAPLRELVVRQDPHGEYMRPDQAPRMLDDSAIVRRLCVALAVALSIALRLVWLYGYLPGLPQRSVFKRAQRKLQNLGLQQLPEALAAVHTAFNGLHGKPVFLHKLAEFYQSHPEYRSIADELAWFFDYSNRYFFGEASATLQTADLEKIKTLCLHCREIERGSR; via the coding sequence ATGCAGGCGCCGCAGCGGATTCGCTTCAGGTTGGCGTCGTTGATAATAACGATGCTGTTGGTTGCTTGTTCCGGCACGTCCAACCATGCGCTACGCGATTTTCAACTGCAAACGCCGCGGCCGTTTGGTTATGTGATCGGCGATACCATACGCCACCGCATCTTGATCGAAACCCGCTCGGGCATGGAACTTCAACGCAGTAGTCTGCCCGCGCAAGGCCGACTCAATCGCTGGTTACAACTGAACGACGTCAGCGTCACAGAGCAGGGCGGCAGCGACGGCAATCACTATCAAATCGATCTGCTGTATCAGCAATTTTATGCGCCGCTGGAAGTCAAGGAATTGAGCATACCCGGTTTTATGTTGCGTTTTCAGCAGCATGGGCAAACTCTGGAGCAGCCGGTCGCGGCTTGGGCGTTTACCGTGGCGCCATTGAGGGAGTTGGTGGTTAGGCAGGACCCACACGGCGAGTACATGCGCCCGGACCAAGCGCCGCGGATGTTGGACGACTCGGCAATTGTCCGGCGCTTATGCGTGGCGCTGGCGGTGGCTCTAAGCATCGCTTTACGCTTGGTTTGGCTCTACGGGTATTTGCCCGGACTACCGCAACGCAGTGTATTTAAGCGTGCGCAGCGTAAGTTGCAAAATCTTGGCCTACAACAATTGCCGGAAGCGCTTGCTGCGGTACATACGGCGTTTAACGGTTTGCACGGCAAGCCGGTGTTCTTGCATAAACTGGCCGAGTTTTATCAAAGCCACCCGGAATATCGCAGCATTGCAGATGAATTGGCCTGGTTTTTCGACTATTCCAACCGTTACTTCTTCGGCGAGGCTTCGGCTACCTTGCAAACAGCCGATCTGGAAAAAATCAAAACTCTATGCCTGCATTGCCGGGAAATCGAGCGGGGTAGCCGATGA
- a CDS encoding vWA domain-containing protein: MNLGLEYPWALAGLLLCLLPVFRLGAVANPYPWLAILPPDPLSLAISGLIRLLGVLAIAGLTLGLAGAYLQEQQLERIGHGAHIVMLLDRSNSMDNTFAGKAPETQGEESKANAARHLLNEFVDRREHDLIGIAEYSTSPLFVLPLTENKAAIHAAIDATALPALAYTNVSKGLSMALEFFDSQPVTGSRIVLLVSDGAALIDPDSEAALRELFKQRQVSLYWVFLRTANSPGLFEIPDDPRDDNAQAMPERYLHLFFNSLHIPYKAYEAETPGALQQAVNDINRLENRPLRYFERIPKQDLSTRCYAWAAAMLLLLLVVKLCEARP, encoded by the coding sequence ATGAATTTGGGTTTGGAGTATCCGTGGGCTTTGGCTGGTCTATTGCTATGCCTGTTACCTGTATTCAGGCTCGGCGCGGTTGCCAATCCTTATCCATGGCTGGCTATCCTGCCGCCAGACCCTTTATCGTTAGCCATCAGCGGTTTGATCCGCTTGCTGGGTGTGCTGGCGATAGCCGGCTTAACCTTAGGCTTGGCCGGTGCGTATTTGCAAGAACAGCAACTGGAGCGTATTGGCCATGGCGCGCATATCGTCATGCTGCTGGATCGCAGTAACAGCATGGACAACACCTTCGCCGGCAAGGCGCCGGAAACCCAGGGCGAGGAATCCAAAGCCAATGCCGCCCGGCACTTATTGAATGAGTTTGTGGATCGCCGCGAGCACGATTTGATCGGCATCGCCGAATACAGTACCTCGCCGCTATTCGTGCTGCCGCTAACCGAAAATAAAGCCGCCATTCATGCCGCGATAGACGCCACCGCCTTGCCGGCCTTGGCCTATACCAACGTCAGCAAGGGCTTGAGCATGGCTTTGGAGTTTTTCGATAGCCAGCCGGTCACCGGCTCGCGGATTGTGTTGCTGGTGTCGGACGGCGCGGCGCTGATCGATCCCGACAGCGAAGCGGCCTTGCGGGAATTGTTCAAACAGCGGCAAGTCAGTTTGTATTGGGTGTTTTTGCGCACCGCCAACAGCCCCGGCTTGTTCGAAATCCCGGACGATCCGCGCGACGACAATGCCCAGGCCATGCCGGAGCGCTATCTGCATCTGTTTTTCAACAGTCTGCATATTCCGTACAAGGCTTACGAAGCCGAAACGCCCGGCGCCTTGCAACAGGCGGTGAACGACATCAACCGCCTGGAAAACCGGCCCTTGCGTTATTTCGAGCGGATTCCCAAGCAGGATCTATCGACGCGCTGTTATGCCTGGGCTGCGGCCATGTTGCTGTTATTGCTGGTCGTGAAACTCTGCGAGGCCAGACCGTGA
- a CDS encoding MxaK protein, translated as MIRKLKHWLLWATLAIAILVTLTQLLQLYGLAGQNRLIGQLLADKDVGADELATSAPEVRMARSVYLSQHKRYDEALATLNLLLQQSGTEAQAQTRYNLGNLYLRQAMEKAQAGNINEAMPLLGLAKQAYREALMLDSDFWDAKYNLEVAMRLLPEMDRISSGDDKDDLSQKTQLWTTLPGFPRGLP; from the coding sequence GTGATCCGCAAACTAAAACATTGGCTGCTATGGGCCACACTAGCGATAGCCATATTGGTGACGCTGACGCAACTTCTGCAACTATACGGGCTTGCCGGCCAAAATCGGTTGATCGGACAGTTGCTGGCCGATAAGGATGTCGGCGCTGATGAATTGGCGACCTCGGCGCCGGAAGTGCGCATGGCCAGGTCTGTGTATCTCAGCCAACATAAGCGCTACGACGAAGCCTTGGCGACGCTGAACCTGTTATTGCAGCAATCCGGCACCGAGGCGCAAGCGCAAACCCGCTATAACCTGGGCAATTTGTATCTGCGGCAAGCCATGGAAAAAGCCCAGGCCGGCAATATCAACGAAGCGATGCCCTTGCTGGGTCTGGCCAAGCAAGCCTATCGCGAAGCCTTGATGTTGGATAGCGATTTTTGGGATGCCAAATATAATCTGGAAGTGGCGATGCGTTTGTTGCCGGAGATGGACAGAATTAGCAGCGGCGACGATAAAGACGATCTTAGCCAAAAGACTCAGCTGTGGACCACTTTGCCGGGCTTTCCGCGTGGTTTGCCCTAA
- a CDS encoding vWA domain-containing protein, whose amino-acid sequence MTIIPNLRDYRFWLLAAALLSLSVVFFRPQTSAQVSLYRLVFIVDITRSMNTEDYQLDKQPIGRLQFVKQALRQALLKLPCGSQVGLGVFTERRSTLLFEPIEVCSGFAEIDAALAALDWRMAWAADSRIASGLLSTLEMLRDKDQTLVFFSDGQEAPPNPRYKPDLSAVKDKVKGVIVGVGGEQLAPIPKFDAKGQRQGFYKPEDVPHRSSFGESDLNPEKIQGYDARNAPFGSEAASGDEHMSRLHESYLRQLAAESGLRYRRLTDADSLDQALQQADFAKPGKQNVDTGWRYAGLALLLLAAVYFR is encoded by the coding sequence ATGACCATCATCCCCAACCTCAGGGATTACCGTTTCTGGCTGCTGGCCGCGGCGCTGCTGTCCTTGTCGGTGGTATTTTTCCGTCCGCAAACCAGCGCGCAAGTGTCACTGTACCGGCTAGTGTTCATTGTCGACATCACCCGCAGCATGAATACCGAGGATTATCAACTGGATAAGCAGCCTATAGGCCGCTTGCAGTTTGTGAAACAGGCGTTGCGACAGGCGTTGCTGAAATTGCCTTGCGGTTCGCAAGTGGGCTTGGGCGTGTTCACCGAGCGGCGCTCGACGTTATTGTTCGAACCAATCGAAGTCTGCTCGGGTTTTGCCGAGATAGACGCGGCGCTTGCGGCGCTGGATTGGCGCATGGCTTGGGCCGCCGACAGCCGCATCGCCAGCGGCTTGTTGAGCACGCTGGAAATGTTGAGAGACAAAGACCAGACCCTGGTGTTTTTCAGCGACGGCCAGGAAGCGCCGCCTAATCCGCGTTATAAACCCGACCTGTCGGCAGTCAAGGATAAAGTTAAGGGCGTCATCGTCGGTGTCGGCGGCGAGCAACTGGCGCCGATCCCCAAGTTCGACGCCAAAGGCCAACGCCAGGGCTTTTATAAACCCGAAGACGTGCCGCACCGCTCATCGTTTGGTGAATCGGACTTGAACCCCGAGAAAATCCAGGGCTACGACGCCCGTAACGCGCCGTTCGGCAGCGAGGCGGCAAGCGGCGACGAGCATATGAGCCGGCTGCATGAAAGCTATCTGCGTCAGCTGGCCGCCGAGAGCGGTTTGCGGTACCGGCGATTGACCGATGCCGATAGCCTGGATCAAGCCTTGCAGCAAGCCGATTTCGCCAAACCAGGCAAACAGAATGTCGATACCGGTTGGCGCTATGCCGGCTTGGCCTTGTTGTTACTGGCGGCGGTGTATTTCAGATAA